A region of Salirhabdus salicampi DNA encodes the following proteins:
- a CDS encoding C45 family autoproteolytic acyltransferase/hydolase, which produces MKRVFTDVIQFRGTHYDFGVYQGKLLLNSFLLKNRERQWKVRKPLFKIDIEETKQMFQRFAPSIWEELLGLQTALQWPMKRVLLEFGGYRVNITPSGCSIFAGKDFMVRNYDYHPKTYDGRYVVFEPSDGGFSTIGLSQKITGRCDGMNEKGLMIGYTFMNRKRPGSGFICHMIGRMILERCANTEEAVNLLKEIPHRGSFSYVLFDRRKETPYIVETSPRRVEVREGYSCTNHFEILTEENRHILNDSKKRLEIIEEHQVNSLGGSEAFRLFNDTNAGVFSKLYGSWAGTIHTSAYFPNDMEAWISLGGDQKPTKLNFSSWLKGLDYRMERIEGNIDTDIPFVNMEKADWYR; this is translated from the coding sequence ATGAAAAGAGTATTTACAGATGTCATTCAATTTCGCGGCACACATTATGATTTTGGTGTGTACCAGGGAAAATTACTACTAAATTCATTCTTACTAAAAAATCGGGAGAGGCAATGGAAAGTTCGAAAGCCCCTCTTTAAGATTGATATCGAAGAAACAAAGCAAATGTTTCAACGTTTTGCTCCATCTATTTGGGAAGAATTACTAGGCTTGCAAACTGCGTTGCAATGGCCAATGAAACGGGTACTGCTAGAATTCGGTGGGTACCGGGTGAACATCACCCCATCCGGCTGTTCTATTTTTGCAGGGAAAGATTTCATGGTTCGTAACTATGATTATCATCCAAAAACGTATGATGGACGCTACGTGGTGTTTGAACCTAGTGATGGTGGGTTCTCAACGATTGGTTTAAGTCAGAAAATTACAGGTAGATGTGATGGGATGAACGAAAAAGGGCTTATGATTGGGTATACTTTCATGAATCGAAAACGTCCAGGAAGTGGGTTTATTTGTCACATGATTGGAAGGATGATTTTGGAACGATGTGCTAATACTGAGGAGGCCGTTAACCTGCTGAAAGAGATTCCTCATCGTGGATCTTTTAGTTACGTATTATTTGATCGACGTAAAGAGACACCGTACATAGTAGAAACTTCGCCTCGTAGGGTAGAGGTACGGGAAGGGTATTCTTGTACAAATCATTTTGAGATTTTAACAGAGGAGAATCGCCATATTTTAAATGATTCAAAGAAACGGTTAGAAATTATTGAGGAACATCAAGTAAACAGCTTAGGTGGAAGTGAAGCCTTCCGTCTTTTTAATGACACAAATGCTGGTGTATTCTCTAAATTGTATGGTAGCTGGGCAGGTACGATTCATACGTCCGCATATTTTCCAAATGACATGGAAGCATGGATTTCCCTTGGTGGTGATCAGAAACCAACAAAATTAAATTTCTCCAGCTGGTTAAAGGGACTTGACTACAGGATGGAGAGAATTGAAGGGAATATTGATACGGATATTCCTTTTGTCAATATGGAAAAGGCAGATTGGTATAGATAA
- a CDS encoding CoA-acylating methylmalonate-semialdehyde dehydrogenase, whose protein sequence is MTIAKQNTVTLKNFINGKWVDSSTDQYQEVMNPATGETLARVPISTFADLDQAVATSKEAFKSWKKTPVPKRARILFKYHQLLTENHESLAKLVTQENGKSYKEAYGEVLRGIECVEFAAGAPSHMMGDNLSTIATDIDSQMFRYPLGVVGGISPFNFPMMVPCWMFPLAIACGNTFVLKPSEQTPLLANRLAELFSEAGLPDGVFNVVHGAHDVVNGLLDHEDVKAISFVGSEPVAKYVYEKAAKNGKRVQALAGAKNHHIVMPDADKETAFQNIINSTFGSAGQRCMACSAVVVVGDEGDKFVKEFKERVDEVKIGNGFDDDVILTPVIREANRNKALKYIDKGLEEGAELIRDGRKESDQFDHGYFLGATIFDHVTPDMTIAKDEIFAPVLSILRADDLDGALEIINKSRFGNSATLYTNDAKAVRQFREDAEPGMLGVNIGVPAPMAFFPFSGSKNSFFGDLHANGKDGVQFYTRKKMITSRF, encoded by the coding sequence ATGACAATAGCAAAACAGAACACGGTGACATTAAAAAACTTTATTAATGGAAAATGGGTTGATTCAAGTACAGATCAGTATCAGGAAGTAATGAATCCAGCTACAGGGGAAACGCTTGCTCGTGTTCCAATATCAACTTTTGCTGATCTTGATCAGGCTGTGGCCACTTCTAAGGAAGCATTTAAATCATGGAAGAAGACACCTGTTCCTAAGCGAGCACGTATCTTATTTAAATATCATCAGCTTTTAACAGAAAATCATGAGTCGTTAGCTAAATTAGTTACACAAGAAAATGGAAAAAGTTATAAAGAGGCATATGGAGAAGTACTTCGTGGGATTGAATGTGTTGAATTTGCTGCAGGCGCACCGAGTCATATGATGGGTGATAACTTATCTACAATAGCAACTGATATTGATTCACAAATGTTCCGTTACCCATTAGGGGTAGTCGGTGGCATTTCACCATTCAACTTTCCAATGATGGTCCCTTGTTGGATGTTCCCGTTAGCAATTGCTTGCGGTAATACATTTGTTCTCAAACCATCTGAACAAACACCGTTATTAGCTAATAGATTAGCAGAGCTATTTTCAGAAGCTGGTCTTCCTGATGGTGTATTCAATGTTGTTCATGGTGCACATGATGTTGTGAATGGACTATTGGACCATGAAGATGTAAAGGCAATCTCATTCGTCGGTTCAGAACCGGTTGCAAAATATGTATATGAAAAGGCGGCGAAAAATGGAAAACGAGTTCAAGCTCTAGCTGGGGCGAAAAACCATCATATCGTAATGCCAGATGCAGATAAAGAAACAGCTTTCCAAAACATCATAAACTCTACTTTCGGAAGTGCTGGACAGCGCTGTATGGCATGTAGTGCAGTTGTTGTCGTAGGCGATGAAGGAGACAAATTTGTTAAAGAATTTAAGGAACGCGTAGATGAAGTGAAGATAGGAAATGGTTTCGACGATGATGTAATTTTAACGCCTGTTATTCGCGAAGCTAATCGAAATAAGGCATTGAAATATATTGACAAAGGGTTAGAGGAAGGTGCCGAACTAATTCGTGACGGTAGAAAAGAAAGTGACCAGTTTGATCATGGCTACTTTTTAGGTGCCACGATTTTTGATCATGTGACACCAGATATGACGATAGCGAAGGACGAAATATTTGCTCCTGTATTAAGTATTTTAAGAGCTGATGATCTTGATGGTGCGTTAGAGATTATTAACAAATCCAGATTTGGTAATTCAGCAACACTTTATACAAATGATGCGAAAGCTGTTCGTCAGTTCCGTGAAGATGCAGAACCAGGTATGTTGGGGGTAAATATTGGGGTCCCTGCACCAATGGCATTTTTCCCATTCTCTGGTTCGAAAAATTCCTTCTTCGGGGACTTGCATGCTAATGGAAAAGACGGTGTACAGTTTTATACACGTAAGAAAATGATCACTTCTAGATTTTAA
- a CDS encoding MFS transporter, producing the protein MTTNDRRFIEPYKPTEKSFWKITIALALASFAVFSILYSVHPLLPLFVKKFHVSPTTSSLLLSSSVVSMVIGLLLLGFLSDRYGRVKVMIIGLVGSLVCLLSMTVIDHFIGLLVLRFIQGFFLAGLPAAAIAYISEEIDDASVGQSVSIYIASNALGGMAGRVVVGYLADTFDWKVAFIILSGFCGCMTVLFILLIEKSRHFVHSKRAIIDDLKGMLFHLTNMELIPLFLTGFILQTVFMGLWTYLPFYLVGEPYYLSLKEISFIYFAYGFGVISSPIAGRLSSQYGLVRMLVLGIYIMVFAIFLTLIQATSWIVIGFCLICFGFFIAHSMAAAIVSQTAKHHKGSASSFYLVSYYVGVATGGTATGFLWTQLSWYGVTGLVLLLFPIILFYIRKVKIFNREVPENIKQ; encoded by the coding sequence ATGACAACAAATGATAGAAGATTTATAGAACCTTATAAACCAACCGAAAAATCATTTTGGAAAATTACGATAGCGTTAGCACTAGCATCTTTTGCGGTTTTTTCAATACTATATTCTGTTCATCCGTTGCTTCCGTTATTTGTAAAAAAATTTCATGTTTCTCCTACAACATCAAGTTTACTTCTTTCATCCTCAGTCGTTTCCATGGTAATAGGATTATTACTTTTAGGTTTTTTATCTGATCGCTATGGTCGTGTGAAAGTTATGATTATTGGATTGGTTGGATCCTTAGTATGTTTATTAAGCATGACTGTAATAGATCATTTTATTGGATTGTTAGTGCTACGTTTTATCCAAGGTTTTTTCTTAGCTGGATTACCGGCTGCAGCTATTGCCTACATTAGTGAAGAAATTGACGATGCTAGTGTTGGACAATCTGTGTCTATATATATTGCAAGCAATGCACTTGGAGGTATGGCTGGCAGAGTTGTAGTTGGATATTTAGCAGATACCTTTGATTGGAAAGTCGCCTTTATTATCTTAAGTGGCTTTTGTGGATGTATGACTGTCCTATTTATCTTGCTTATTGAAAAATCGAGGCATTTTGTACATAGTAAACGAGCAATAATAGATGATCTTAAAGGGATGTTGTTCCATTTAACGAACATGGAATTAATCCCGTTATTTTTAACGGGTTTTATTTTACAAACAGTATTTATGGGGTTGTGGACTTATCTTCCATTTTATTTAGTTGGTGAACCATATTACTTATCATTGAAAGAGATTTCTTTTATTTATTTTGCTTATGGATTCGGTGTAATTAGCTCCCCAATCGCAGGAAGGTTGTCTTCTCAATATGGATTAGTTCGAATGTTGGTTTTAGGAATATATATTATGGTCTTCGCTATTTTCTTAACGTTGATTCAGGCGACGAGTTGGATTGTAATCGGATTTTGTTTAATATGCTTTGGTTTTTTCATTGCCCATTCAATGGCAGCGGCAATTGTGAGTCAAACAGCAAAACATCATAAGGGTAGTGCTTCCAGTTTCTATTTAGTGAGCTATTATGTAGGAGTTGCCACAGGGGGAACAGCAACTGGGTTTCTCTGGACACAATTATCATGGTATGGGGTAACCGGTCTTGTTCTATTACTTTTCCCAATCATACTGTTTTATATTAGAAAGGTTAAGATATTTAATCGTGAAGTTCCGGAAAACATAAAACAATAA
- the ald gene encoding alanine dehydrogenase, whose protein sequence is MRIGVPREIKNNENRVAISPSGVNTLTKAGHELLIETGAGLGSGFTDSEYKLAGAQITANAVETWEADMVMKVKEPLQEEYHYFREGLILFTYLHLAAEPALTKALIEKKVTSIAYETIQQQNGTLPLLTPMSEVAGRMATQIGAQFLERPKGGKGILLGGIPGVKRGKVSIIGGGVVGTNAAKIAIGLGAEVTILDLNPGRLRELDDLFGGQVNTVMSNHHNIGEAIAESDLVIGAVLIPGAKAPKLVKEYMVKDMNPGSVIVDVAIDQGGIFETVDHITTHDNPTYEKHGVVHYAVANMPGAVPRTSTIGLTNVSVPYALKIANGYKKAITDDQALLKGLNTIDGYVTYKAVANAHGIDYKQVDALSLEYA, encoded by the coding sequence ATGAGAATTGGGGTACCTCGTGAGATAAAGAATAATGAAAATCGGGTTGCGATATCACCATCGGGTGTCAATACGTTAACAAAAGCAGGCCATGAGCTTTTAATTGAAACAGGTGCTGGTCTAGGATCAGGCTTTACGGACTCGGAATACAAATTAGCAGGCGCACAAATTACTGCAAATGCAGTAGAAACATGGGAAGCAGATATGGTTATGAAAGTGAAAGAGCCACTGCAAGAAGAATATCATTATTTCCGTGAAGGACTTATTTTATTTACTTATTTACATTTAGCAGCTGAACCTGCATTAACAAAAGCGCTAATTGAGAAAAAGGTTACGAGTATTGCGTATGAAACGATTCAGCAACAAAATGGGACACTTCCACTACTAACACCAATGAGTGAAGTTGCCGGAAGAATGGCTACCCAAATTGGGGCTCAATTTCTCGAACGGCCAAAAGGTGGCAAGGGGATTTTGTTAGGCGGTATTCCCGGAGTTAAACGAGGAAAAGTTTCCATCATTGGTGGTGGTGTAGTTGGAACAAATGCTGCCAAAATTGCAATTGGCTTAGGAGCGGAGGTAACCATTCTCGATTTAAATCCTGGACGACTGCGTGAACTTGACGATCTATTTGGCGGTCAAGTGAACACAGTCATGTCAAATCACCATAACATAGGTGAGGCAATTGCTGAGTCCGATTTAGTTATTGGAGCAGTGCTCATTCCAGGAGCAAAAGCCCCAAAGCTTGTAAAGGAGTATATGGTTAAGGATATGAATCCAGGGTCCGTTATTGTGGACGTTGCAATTGATCAAGGTGGAATTTTTGAAACGGTCGATCATATTACGACTCATGATAACCCTACTTATGAAAAACATGGTGTTGTACATTATGCTGTTGCTAATATGCCAGGGGCAGTCCCTCGCACATCAACTATTGGCTTAACGAATGTAAGTGTACCTTATGCACTTAAGATTGCCAACGGTTATAAAAAAGCAATTACCGATGATCAAGCGTTATTGAAGGGGCTTAATACTATCGATGGGTATGTAACTTATAAAGCAGTAGCCAATGCCCATGGGATAGATTATAAGCAAGTGGACGCATTATCGTTGGAATATGCCTGA
- a CDS encoding zinc-dependent alcohol dehydrogenase family protein has product MKAQVIKKFGDPSVFEITDVPKPEAKPGHVVIKVKATSVNPIDTKVRGGVVPAVAPEFPAVLHGDVAGVVAEVGEGVTDFKVGDEVYGCAGGFKGLGGALADYMLADARLLALKPKNLSMAQAAALPLVTITAWESLYNRGNVQNGQSVLVHAATGGVGHVAIQLAKLAGANVFTTASSEEKLSIGKRLGADVAINYKEQSVDEYVKEHTEGKGFDIVFDTVGGENLDKSFQAATTYGTVLAIAARSTHDLSPLHAKALSLHITFMLLKIINEEKRQEHGSILREVTKLVEEGKLKPLVDERVFTFDQVSEAHALLETNKAIGKVVLTNEW; this is encoded by the coding sequence ATGAAAGCACAAGTAATTAAAAAGTTTGGAGATCCATCTGTTTTTGAGATTACTGATGTTCCCAAGCCTGAAGCGAAGCCAGGACATGTAGTAATCAAGGTGAAAGCAACAAGTGTAAATCCGATTGACACAAAGGTGCGTGGCGGTGTAGTGCCAGCAGTTGCACCAGAGTTCCCGGCTGTTTTACACGGCGATGTAGCAGGGGTAGTGGCAGAAGTCGGAGAAGGAGTAACCGATTTCAAGGTTGGTGATGAGGTTTATGGATGTGCTGGTGGTTTTAAAGGATTAGGTGGTGCCCTAGCAGATTATATGCTTGCAGATGCGCGTCTTCTAGCTCTTAAACCGAAAAATTTATCAATGGCACAAGCAGCAGCTCTACCGTTGGTAACAATTACTGCGTGGGAGTCACTTTATAACCGTGGTAATGTTCAAAATGGACAATCTGTTCTCGTTCATGCAGCTACAGGTGGAGTAGGTCATGTTGCAATTCAATTAGCAAAATTAGCCGGTGCAAACGTATTTACTACTGCTTCCTCTGAGGAAAAATTAAGCATTGGCAAACGTTTAGGTGCAGACGTAGCCATTAACTATAAAGAACAGTCAGTAGATGAATATGTAAAAGAACATACAGAAGGGAAAGGATTCGACATTGTGTTTGATACGGTCGGTGGAGAAAACCTGGATAAGTCTTTTCAAGCAGCCACCACATACGGAACGGTATTAGCGATTGCAGCACGGTCAACACATGATTTGTCTCCTCTTCATGCTAAGGCACTATCCTTACATATTACATTTATGCTCTTAAAGATTATTAACGAAGAGAAAAGGCAAGAACACGGAAGTATTTTACGTGAAGTTACGAAACTTGTAGAGGAAGGCAAACTTAAACCATTAGTTGATGAACGAGTTTTCACTTTTGATCAAGTTTCTGAAGCGCATGCTTTACTTGAAACGAATAAGGCTATCGGAAAAGTCGTTTTAACAAATGAGTGGTAA
- a CDS encoding sodium/proline symporter, with the protein MKSDAIVFLVYLFFLLLVGLYFSRKAAKSVDHYLLGGRNVGPAVTALTMQSTSMSGYMFMGGPALAFQQGWYALWYAFGDAGGGIVNLSVLGRRMRRMSELLGALSPIEYLAKRYESSAVRVVGSIISIIFLFAYVFAQFIASGKALESLTGLPYAWALIIGVGVIIAYTVTGGYLAVIWTDFIQGIIMVVGVLAIAVLGFTQIGGLSGLNAQLAEIDPSYLSIWGKDLAYIGQWGVVLGAVLIYSIGYMGLPHVVVRHMSMKSTKTVKSAILYAATWNQLFVFAPYLLGFMAIILLPNLSDPEMVIPTLAYQFFPGIIAAILLSAVMAAIMSTSDSILMQAGTILSRDIYQPFINKNASQNKMVLVSRLCILAAGVIGVIVAIYQPPTVFALVIFAFGVLGNSFMVPYVASVYSKKSNKVGVLCAMIGGGLTNIIWTSAELQNFTAIHPFLAGLIISILGMVIGNYFGRSPSQRILNAFDEAKGIRRIPNSIDKNVSRDIGPEASNISDFIHNHQPVRG; encoded by the coding sequence ATGAAATCTGATGCAATTGTTTTTTTAGTATATTTATTTTTCCTGTTACTGGTAGGTTTATATTTTTCAAGAAAAGCAGCGAAATCGGTAGATCATTACCTGCTTGGTGGGAGAAATGTTGGTCCTGCAGTTACCGCATTAACGATGCAGAGTACATCAATGAGTGGTTACATGTTTATGGGTGGACCTGCTTTAGCCTTTCAACAAGGTTGGTACGCACTTTGGTATGCATTCGGTGATGCAGGTGGAGGAATTGTAAACCTATCTGTTTTAGGAAGAAGAATGAGAAGGATGTCCGAACTCTTAGGAGCACTTTCCCCAATAGAATATTTAGCGAAACGCTATGAAAGTTCGGCTGTTCGTGTTGTTGGATCGATTATATCCATTATCTTTTTGTTTGCTTATGTATTCGCACAGTTTATCGCTTCTGGTAAAGCGTTAGAATCGTTAACCGGTTTACCTTACGCATGGGCACTCATTATTGGGGTAGGAGTTATTATCGCCTATACCGTTACCGGTGGCTATTTAGCGGTTATATGGACGGACTTTATTCAAGGCATCATTATGGTTGTAGGTGTTCTAGCTATTGCTGTTTTAGGTTTTACGCAAATTGGTGGTCTTTCTGGATTAAATGCACAACTGGCTGAAATTGACCCATCTTACTTAAGTATTTGGGGTAAAGATTTAGCTTACATAGGACAGTGGGGCGTAGTGTTAGGAGCAGTTCTAATTTATTCTATCGGCTATATGGGTCTTCCACACGTAGTTGTTCGGCATATGTCTATGAAAAGTACAAAAACGGTTAAAAGCGCTATATTATATGCTGCTACTTGGAACCAATTGTTTGTATTTGCTCCGTACTTGTTAGGTTTCATGGCCATTATTTTGTTGCCTAACCTATCAGACCCTGAAATGGTTATTCCAACTTTGGCTTATCAATTTTTCCCCGGAATTATCGCAGCCATCTTACTGTCGGCTGTAATGGCAGCAATCATGTCAACATCTGATTCAATTTTAATGCAAGCAGGCACAATTTTATCTCGTGATATATACCAACCGTTTATTAACAAAAATGCCAGCCAAAACAAAATGGTTCTCGTTTCAAGATTATGTATTTTAGCTGCAGGTGTTATAGGAGTAATTGTCGCTATTTACCAACCACCTACAGTTTTTGCACTCGTCATCTTTGCGTTTGGAGTGCTCGGTAATAGTTTTATGGTACCGTACGTAGCGTCTGTGTACTCGAAAAAATCTAATAAAGTAGGGGTTCTATGTGCAATGATTGGTGGTGGCTTGACGAATATCATTTGGACGTCAGCAGAACTGCAAAATTTCACTGCCATTCACCCATTTTTGGCAGGACTGATTATCTCAATCCTCGGAATGGTCATTGGCAATTATTTTGGTAGATCACCATCTCAACGTATTTTAAACGCTTTTGATGAAGCGAAAGGAATACGTAGAATACCAAATTCAATTGATAAAAACGTATCCCGTGATATTGGGCCAGAGGCTTCAAACATCTCAGATTTTATACACAATCATCAACCAGTTAGAGGGTAA
- a CDS encoding PucR family transcriptional regulator, producing MGRTISLKKYTVADVLSNPLFKEAEVVAGKRGLHQTIKWVHIMEVTEIGKLLNGNELILSTGVGWQEKRQTSLSFLKQLIDKRAAGLCIELGKYTSFIPEEMIQLANQNNFPLIIFPTEVRFIDISQELNSIIMNNHYKMLTDLEEISSKLNQILLLPDAFKRVLRFLHQTLHLQVVYVPNSENGILFFPDTSNDKKELLLKDIDPYISNYTVDSTLESNYSNIAHQQVQAMGHTFANLFIIANDSALTEFDLLVLDRCATALSQDLLRVLYVEEKKKGQENQWAKEWLEGKLQLEDINDFLDSLKPSVKPNGVCVSICTFFNRVDEENMTYYFAVFRSIFEQQGFYPLILFEANQFIFILINKRNEKDWKQRISQALNQVKNTERIDFMSVPPKFSVGKLLTKLDHVHESYVMAKEALQIQRKVKNINQPFYEELHIYRLISLLSKQENLKDFVDEYLEVVISQDQKTNGALLETLKVLLDVNGSKKEAAKKLFIVRQTLYHRLEKLKELLGSDFMDPEKRLAIEVALYAHKFIKDHRKDSS from the coding sequence TTGGGGAGAACAATTTCCCTTAAGAAGTATACAGTAGCAGATGTGTTATCAAATCCGTTATTTAAAGAGGCAGAAGTAGTTGCAGGTAAAAGAGGACTTCATCAAACGATTAAATGGGTCCATATTATGGAGGTTACTGAAATTGGTAAGCTTTTAAATGGCAACGAGCTGATATTGTCAACTGGGGTAGGTTGGCAGGAGAAAAGGCAAACAAGCTTATCATTTCTTAAACAGTTAATCGATAAAAGAGCAGCGGGTCTATGTATCGAATTAGGAAAGTACACATCATTCATCCCTGAGGAGATGATACAACTAGCCAATCAGAACAATTTTCCACTCATTATCTTCCCGACAGAAGTGCGGTTTATTGACATTAGTCAAGAGCTAAACTCAATCATTATGAACAACCATTACAAAATGTTAACTGACCTCGAAGAAATATCTAGTAAGTTAAATCAAATATTACTGCTTCCCGACGCTTTTAAACGTGTGTTACGTTTTTTGCATCAAACTTTACACTTACAAGTCGTATATGTCCCCAACTCAGAAAATGGAATTTTATTTTTTCCAGATACATCAAATGATAAAAAGGAATTACTACTGAAAGACATTGACCCCTACATTTCTAACTACACAGTCGACAGCACGTTAGAATCCAATTATTCAAACATCGCTCATCAACAAGTACAAGCAATGGGCCATACATTCGCTAATTTGTTTATTATCGCAAATGATAGCGCTTTAACAGAATTTGACTTACTCGTATTGGATCGCTGCGCTACTGCATTATCACAAGATCTTCTACGTGTTTTATATGTCGAAGAAAAGAAAAAAGGTCAAGAAAATCAATGGGCAAAAGAATGGCTTGAGGGCAAACTTCAACTGGAAGATATAAACGATTTCCTTGACTCTTTAAAGCCTTCGGTAAAACCAAATGGTGTTTGTGTCTCAATTTGTACGTTTTTCAACCGAGTAGACGAGGAGAACATGACATATTACTTCGCTGTTTTTCGGTCCATATTTGAACAACAAGGATTCTACCCACTTATATTGTTTGAAGCCAATCAATTTATCTTTATTTTAATAAATAAACGAAATGAAAAGGATTGGAAACAACGAATATCACAGGCCCTTAATCAAGTGAAAAATACAGAACGGATTGATTTTATGAGTGTGCCTCCAAAATTTTCGGTGGGAAAATTGTTGACAAAATTAGATCATGTTCATGAAAGTTATGTCATGGCAAAGGAAGCATTACAAATTCAACGGAAAGTAAAAAACATCAATCAACCATTCTATGAGGAACTTCACATCTATCGATTAATTTCTCTCTTAAGTAAGCAAGAGAATTTGAAAGATTTTGTAGACGAATACTTAGAAGTTGTTATTTCTCAAGACCAAAAAACAAATGGAGCATTATTGGAGACCTTGAAAGTTTTATTGGATGTAAACGGTTCAAAAAAAGAGGCCGCAAAAAAGCTCTTTATTGTTAGACAAACGTTGTATCATCGGCTGGAAAAATTAAAAGAACTTCTCGGGTCAGATTTTATGGATCCGGAAAAAAGATTAGCCATTGAAGTAGCGTTGTATGCTCATAAATTCATCAAAGACCATCGCAAAGACTCATCATAA
- a CDS encoding aspartate aminotransferase family protein, which translates to MAVKDTKDLLKADAENIWHSMRKYEPSKTMVVTNADGAWITDSEGNRYLDGMAGLWCVNAGYGRTELAEASYQQLKRMPFYPLTHSHLPAIELGEKLNEWLGDDYIFYFSNSGSEANETAFKIARQYHRQTGNPDRYKFISRYRAYHGNSMGALAATGQAQRKYKYEPLGQGFLHVAPPDCYRSDFDHTNGLCCTQSAKEIDRVMRWELDETIAGVIMEPIITGGGVLVPHDNYLKEVRKICDEHGALLIIDEVINGFGRTGKPFGFMHYDIKPDIITMAKGITSAYLPLSVTAVRRDLFDAFKGTEEYDHFRHVNTFGGSPASCAVALKNLEILEEEKLVERSAILGERLRQETLELYDHPNVGDVRCKGLLLGIELVEDKKSKKPASTDKVNKVIGACKERGLIIGKNGDTVDGYNNILTLSPPLNLTDEDFEFLVHTLKEAIWQI; encoded by the coding sequence TTGGCTGTTAAAGATACGAAAGATCTATTAAAAGCTGATGCTGAAAATATTTGGCATTCGATGCGCAAGTATGAACCAAGTAAAACGATGGTCGTTACAAATGCTGATGGTGCATGGATTACTGATAGTGAAGGAAATCGTTATTTAGATGGTATGGCAGGACTGTGGTGTGTAAATGCAGGTTATGGTCGCACGGAATTAGCTGAAGCCTCCTATCAGCAATTAAAACGGATGCCATTCTATCCGTTAACTCACAGCCATTTGCCTGCTATTGAATTAGGGGAAAAGCTAAATGAATGGCTTGGTGATGATTACATCTTTTATTTTTCAAACAGTGGGTCGGAAGCAAACGAAACCGCATTCAAAATTGCTCGTCAATATCACCGCCAGACGGGAAATCCAGATCGCTATAAATTCATCTCTCGTTACCGTGCATACCATGGCAATTCGATGGGAGCACTTGCTGCAACAGGGCAAGCACAAAGAAAATATAAGTATGAACCATTAGGTCAAGGCTTTTTACATGTAGCACCTCCTGATTGTTACCGGAGCGACTTTGATCATACAAATGGTCTATGTTGTACGCAAAGCGCAAAAGAAATCGATCGGGTTATGAGATGGGAACTAGACGAAACAATTGCCGGTGTTATCATGGAACCAATCATTACTGGTGGTGGCGTGCTCGTTCCACATGATAACTATTTAAAAGAAGTAAGGAAAATATGTGATGAACATGGCGCACTTCTGATTATTGATGAGGTAATTAATGGGTTTGGAAGAACGGGTAAGCCTTTTGGCTTTATGCATTACGACATTAAACCGGATATTATTACAATGGCAAAAGGGATTACAAGTGCATATCTTCCGTTATCAGTCACCGCTGTAAGAAGAGATTTATTTGATGCGTTTAAAGGGACAGAAGAATATGATCATTTCCGTCACGTGAATACCTTTGGAGGCAGTCCTGCTTCCTGTGCTGTAGCTCTTAAAAACCTGGAAATCCTTGAAGAAGAAAAACTCGTAGAACGGTCAGCTATATTAGGAGAAAGATTGCGACAGGAAACACTAGAGTTATATGACCATCCAAATGTAGGGGATGTACGTTGCAAGGGGCTGTTGCTAGGAATTGAACTCGTAGAGGATAAGAAGAGTAAAAAGCCAGCAAGTACAGATAAAGTTAACAAAGTAATTGGTGCTTGCAAAGAACGTGGCCTTATTATCGGTAAAAATGGTGATACGGTCGATGGCTACAATAATATTTTAACGCTAAGCCCACCACTCAACTTAACGGATGAAGACTTTGAATTTCTTGTTCATACTTTAAAAGAAGCCATTTGGCAGATATGA